CGAGGCGGCCGCGGATGCCCCGAGCTATCTCGTGCTCACCGACACGTGGTTCCCCGGGTGGCGCGCCTCGGTGGACGGGTCACCCGAGCCCGTGCTCCGCGCCAACCACGCCCTTCGCGCCGTGGCATTGCAGCCCGGGGCCCACCGCGTCGACTTCGAGTACCGGCCCGAGTCGTTCCGCGTCGGCCTCTGGGTGAGTCTCGCGGCAGCGGCCACGGCGCTTGGCCTCGTCGCGGCCCCGAGGCGCCGCCCGCGCCGCCAGGCCGCGCTCGAGGGGCCACAGGGGCCGCGCCAGCGTGCGGGGGAATGGGCGGCGCTGGGGCTCGTTGTTGCCGTCCTCCTCGGGGGAGGCATGCTCCTGACGCCGCCCGGCCCGACGCTGCCGCCAGCCCCGTTCGATTTCGTGGTGAGCCCCTCGACGGTGCGGGAGGGGGTGCCGGCGGCTCTCCATGTGCGCTATCACGGGCGCGAGGGGCAGCGAGCGTCCGGGCCCGTTGAGCTCTACATCGCCTCACTCCAGGGATGGGAGAGCGCGCTGTTCCTCACGCCGGCGGGGGCCTGGTCCGATCGGCCGGTGCCCTGCCGGAGGGCGCAGGGCCTCGCGGGTCTGGCGCCCATCGAGAGCCCGTGGCCCTGGGAGCGCAAAGTTGGCTCGCTCCGGCTCGCACTGATCGTCGTGGACGCCGGGGCCGATCCCCGATCGCGCTCGCATTGGCTCTTCCAGCCGACCCTGCTCACGCTGGATCTTCGCGCAGGGCTGACGGCTGGCCTGAGAGGATCGGGGACCATGGTGACGCTGGCAGGACTGGGTCTCTCGTGCCTGGCTGGATCGGCTCTCGCCCTCCGGCTCGCCGCACGGCGGCCCCAGGGAGCGAAGGCCCCGGAAAGCGAGGCCCGCACGCGAAAATAGGGGGGCGGCTGCTCCGGCGCCTCCCCTCCGCGGGAGGGAAAGGGCCGATTTTGTGGGCCTTGCCGGAAAAGAAATCTCTAGGGCCTCAGGCACATGGCTTGCTAGCATCACCGTGGAGATATACATCTGGGCCGAGGCATGGACCCAGGCCATCATTCCTCAACCGGGCACGGGGAGGGTCAAGTGATGTTCACGCGGGCGATGCGGTCGCTGCATGGCGCGGGGCGAGAGCGCGGTTTCACCCTGGTCGAGCTGTTGATCGTGATCCTGATCGTGGGGATCCTGGCGGCGGTGGCCGTGCCGCTCTATCTGGGCTACACGGCGGACGCCAGGAGTGCTGAGGGTAAGGCGCTGGCTGGCTCGGCCATGACGGCCCTGCAAGGCTGCGTCCAGGCGCGGGGCGGGGGCGGTACATGCGCCCGGGCGGACGTCGCAACGCGGATCGGGATCAGCTCGGCGACCGGATTGACTGGCGATACCCGCTGGACGGTGGGGACGGCGTCCCTGACGGTGAGCAACACAAACCCGCCCACCTTCTCCGGGACGATCAACGTGTTCGGGGTAGCGGCAAGGGACACGAACAACATCGCCATCGCGATGTACCCGGGGACCTGGGGTGTGGCCCTGAGATGCACGACCACCTCGCTGGTGCCGCCAGCCAACAGCACAGCTGGCGAGCCCTGCTAGACAGTCGCCCCTCTGCCTCGCCGGCGGGGTGATGGGATCGCCAGATCCCGTCACCCCGAGTTGCTCCCGACAGGGAGCGATGCTGCTCGGAGGCGAACCGATCAGGGAGGAGACGCTGCCGTGGTCCCTCCGCCGAGGAGCCGGAGGCAATTCCGCTCCGCGCGGTACCCTGGGAAGGATTGCATCGCTGCAGGGACGGGTGTGATCCTGCGGTGCTCGGAAAGGTCGCTGCCCCGGCCCGACTCGACGGGCGCGGCTTCCTGCTAGCCCGACGGTCCCCCGGCAGCACGGGGGCTCCTCCGTTCCCCCTCTGGAGCGATGCTCTCCTCGTCGCTCTCGTCACCTTGATCGCTTTCCTGCCGGGGATCTTTGGCGAGTTCGTCGGCTGGGACGACGACCGGAACTACCTGGACCTTATCTCCTGGCGCGGTCTGGGGCTCAGCCAGCTCACCTGGATGTTCACGGCGTTTCACATGGGGCATTACCACCCGCTCACCTGGCTGACGCTCGGGGCCGACTACGTGATCTGGGGTCTCAACCCCTTGGGCTTCCACCTCACGAGCCTGCTCCTCCACATGGCCGCAGTCGTGATCTTCCTTCTCGTGGCGCGGCGGCTGCTCAGCGCGGCAGTCCCCGCGGGACTGGGCGACCCGGCGCTGCGGGTCGGCGCGGCGGCGGCGGCCCTGCTCTTCGCCGTGCATCCGCTCCGTGTGGAGTCTGTCGTGTGGCTTTCCGAGCGGCGGGACGTGCTCTCCGGGTTCCTCTACCTCCTGACCGTGCTGGCCTATCTCGAGGCCGTCGCCGCTCGCCGGGACGAGGTGTTGCGGAGCGCCAGGCGCTGGTACGCCGCCTCCGTCATCCTCTTTGCGGCAGCGCTCCTTTCCAAGGCGCTGGTCGTGAGCCTGCCCGCGGCTCTCGTGATCCTTGACGTCTATCCGCTGAGGCGCCTCGGCGGGCAGGCGGGGTGGATGACGAGCGCAGCACGGCGAGTCTGGGCGGAGAAGGTTCCGTTCGTGCTGCTGGGGCTCGCCGGAACCGTCGTCGCATTCCTTGCCCGTGCGCCGTTGCAGGCGGCCGTCGGCCTCAAGGACTTCGGCATCGTCGAACGCGCCGCGCTGTCGCTCTATGGCTACGCCTTCTACCTGAGGAAGATGCTCCTCCCCTACGGCCTCTCGCCGCTCTACGAGATGCACCAGGGCTTCGATCTCTTCGGCGCTCCCGTGCGCTGGAGCGCGGCGGCCGTGCTCCTCCTGGCCACCGTGGTGGCGATCATGCGCCGGCGCTGGCCGGCGCTCGCCGCCGCGGCCGCCGCCTACGCCATCACGCTCCTGCCCGTGATCGGGGTGGTCCAGAGCGGGCCCCAGATCACCGCCGACCGCTACACCTATCTCGCCTGTCTCGGCTGGGCGCTGCTCGCCGGAGCGGGTGTGGGCTGGTGCGCCGAGCGGTGGATGGCGAGAGCGCCAGGTCGCGTGGCCTGGGGCGCAGCGCTCGCGGCCACCACCCTCGTCATCATCGTGCTCGTGGGCACCACGGCGCGGCAGAGCCTGATCTGGCTCGACTCCGTCTCGCTCTGGACGCGCGCCGTCGCCCTCGATCCCTCGAGCGCCCGCGCCCTCACGGGGCTCGCCGCTACCCGCCTCGCGGAGGGGAAGCGCGAGGAGGCGCACAGGCTCGTCGAGCAGGCCGTCAAGCTCAGCCCGCGGCTGCCCGAGGCGCTCGCGGGGCTGGCGGCGATGCTGAGCCTGGACGGGCGGGCCGAGGAGGCCATTCCATACGCGAGGGGCGCCGTGAGTCGGCGACCGCATGACCCCAACCTCCGGCACCTCCTCGGCGAGGTACTCCGCGCCGCGGGCAAGCGGGAGGAGGCAGTGACCGAGTTTCGCGAGGCGATGCGCCTGGACCCGCAATCGACCACGCCCCGCTTCGTGATGGCGCGGACGCTCGCCGAGGCGGGGCGCATCGGGGAGGCGCTCGCGGCTCTCGCCGAGGCCGATCAGCTCGCTCGGTCCCAGAACCCGGCAGACCCCGAGCGCGACCGCTACCAGGCGCTGGTGTACATGCACACCGACTCACAGCGGGCGGTCGCAGCCTGGGACCGCTACCTGGCCGCGCTCGGCCGAGCCCGGGCGCTGAGCCCCCAGCAGGCTGCCCGCGCGATCGAGGCGCTGGGCGCGCTGGATGAGCTGCAGAAGAAGTAAGGATGGGCGGGGGGCTTCCGGAGGCTGAGGGGACCGAGGTTCGCCCCCGGTCCCGCCGCGGTGACTCGGCGCTCGTCTTCCTCGTGACCGCTCTCGTTTTCCTCCCGGGTGTCTTCGGGGAGTTCGTCAACTGGGACGACGACCGGAATTTCCTCCAGAACCTCGACTATCGCGGCCTCGACTGGCCCAACGTGCGCTGGATGCTCACCACGTCTCACATGGGCCCCTGGGCGCCGCTGAGCTGGGTCACCCTCGCCGCCGACTATCTCCTCTGGGGGATGAGCCCGCGCGGCTATCACCTCACGAGCCTTTTCTTTCACTCGGCCAGCGCGACGCTCTTCCTGCTGATCGCGCGAAGGCTGCTCCGGGCGGCGCAGCCCGGGGCGCCCGAGGGAGCGCTCAGGATCGGCGCGGTGGGCGCGGCCCTCCTCTTCGCCGTGCACCCGCTCAGGGTGGAATCCGTCGTGTGGATCACCGAGCGCCGCGACGTGGTCTCCGGCTTCTTCTACATGCTCACCGTGCTCGCATACCTCCGGGCGGTGGAGGGGCGCCTGGCGGGAATGCGGCTTGAGGGGAAGTACTGGCTGAGCCTGGGCTGCTTCGCCGCGGCCGTGCTGTCGAAGTCCATGGTGGTGAGCCTGCCCGCGGTGCTCCTGATCCTCGACGTCTACCCGCTCCGGCGCCTGCCGGGCGAGGGGGGATGGACCGGGGCCGCGGCCCGCCGCGTGATGGTGGAGAAGATCCCGTTCCTGCTCCTGAGCGCGGTGGGCGGCTCCGCAGCCTTCGCCGCGCTCCGGCCGTGGGGGAACATGCTCTCCCTCGACGACTTCGGTGTGGCCGAGCGCATCGCCGTGTCGGCCTACGGGCTCGCGTTCTACCTGTGGAAGACGCTCGTGCCGCTCGGCCTGTCGCCGCTCTATGGTCTGTCTCATCCGTTGAATCCGCTGGCGCTTCCTTTCGTCACCGCCGGCGCTGCCGTGCTCGGGTTGAGCGCCGCCGCCGTCATCGCGCGGCGGCGCTGCCCGTGGCTCGCCGCCGCCTGGTGCGCGTACGTGGTCACCGTCCTGCCGGTCGCCGGCGTCTTCCAGAACGGACCCCAGATCGCCGCCGACCGCTATACCTATCTCCCGATGCTCGGCTGGGCGCTCCTCGGCGGGGCCGGCCTCGCATGGTGCGCCAGCCGCTGGATCGCCGGCGCGGCAGGCAAGCGTCCTGCGGGCGCCGTCCTTGCCACTGCGCTCGGGCTCGTGATCGCGCTGGCGGCCCTCGCCTCGCGTCAGAGCCTCGTCTGGCAGGACTCGATCACGCTCTGGCGGCACGCGGTGGCGCTGGATCCCGGGAGCATGCGTCCTCGCGTGTATCTCGGCGGGGCGCTCCTGGGGGCCGGCTGGCTGGAGCCCGCCGAGCGCGAGTTCGAGACGGCGGTGCGCCTCGATCCGCGGGATCCCGAGGCGCTGATCGGCCTGGCGGCGACTCTTGCCCTCTCGGGGCGGGCCCAGGAGGCCATGGCGCCCGCCCGAGAGGCGGCGCGGCGGCGGCCGAGAGATGCGGAGATCCAGTACCACCTGGGCGAGGTGCTGAGGGCCGCTGGGCACCGCGAGGAGGCCCTCGCGGCCTATGGTGAGTCCTCGCGGGTCAGGCCTCGCTCGCCGGCTGGCGGCTACCGCGCGGCGACCATGCTGGCCGAGATGGGGCGCACGGAGGATGCCCTGGCGGCGCTCGCCGAGGCGCAGCGCGTGGGGCGTGCCGCCGACCCGGCCGATCCCGAGGCCGAGCGCGTCGCCGCGCTGGTCCACGCCCATGTCGACCCTGTCCGCGCCATCGAGGCGTGGGAGCGCTATCTGGCGCTCATGCGGCGGCTCCGGGATCCGAGCCTGTCCGAGATGGGGAAGATGGTCGAAGCTATGGCTTCCTTCGAGGCGCTCCGTGAGCGGCGCGACGCCCGCGCCTCTTCCGTTCGCTGAGGTGAGCGAGATGGCCCGCCACTGGCTCCTGCTGGTCCTGGCGACGGTCCTCTGTCTCGGCCCCTTCGCCGGCAAGGCCTTCCACGTCGACGACCCACCCTTCCTCTGGGCCGCCCGGCAAATCCAGTCGCATCCCGCTGACTTCTATGGCTTCCGGGTCAACTGGTTCGGCCGGGACCGGCCCATGTCGGAGGTGGCGACGAACCCGCCCCTGACCTCGTATTACCAGGCCGCCGCCGCCAGCCTGGCTGGCTGGAGCGAGACGGCGCTTCACCTGGCCTTCCTGCTTCCCTCGATCGCCGTCGTGCTCGGGACCTACGTCGTGGCTCGAGCGGTCTGTGCCCGGCCTTTCCTCTCGGCGCTCCTGGCGCTCGTGACGCCCGCCTTCGTGGTGTCGGGCACGAGCGTCATGTCGGACATGATGCTCACAGCCTTCTGGGTCTGGGCGGCGGCGCTCTGGGTGCGGGGGCTCGACCGGGACTCCTCCGCGAGCCTGGCAGGTGCAGGTTGCCTTGCTGCTCTCGCCACGCTCACGAGGTACTACGGGGTGAGTCTCGTGCCGCTGCTCCTTGCCCATGGGCTTGCCGCACGGCGGCGGCCCGGCAGATGGGCGCTCTGGCTCTTGCTTCCCCTCGGAGCGCTGGCGGCCTATCAATGGGTCGGGCTCTCCCTCTACGGGCGGGGACTCGTCCTCGACGCCGGATTGTATGCCGGCGCGTTCCGTGCCGAGATGGGCCTCCCGCTCTGGGCGAGGGCCGGGACGGCGCTGGCCTTCGCCGGGGGAAGCCTCGCCACGGTGGCGCTCTGCGCGCCCTGGTGCTGGTCTCGCCGCGCCGTCGGATGGACCGCGGCCGCCGTGGCCGCCGCCACGCTCGTCGTCGCCCGCACCGGCAGCATCGGCGGTTTCCCCCTCGTCGAGTCGGGCGCTGTCCGCTGGGCAATCGTCCTGCAACTTGGGCTCTGGATCCTCGCCGGCTGCGCCATCGTGGGGCTGGCGGCGGCCGATGTCCGGCGGCGGCACCCGGGCTCGCTCCTCCTCGGGTTGTGGGTCATGGGTACTCTCGCGTTCGCGGGCTTCTTCAACTGGACGGTGAACGCGCGCGCGATGCTGCCCATGGCCCCTGCCGTCGCGATCCTCCTCGCGCGCCGGCTCGAGCAGCAGGGCGCGCTCACCCGGGGCCGCTTGCGCTGGCCGCTGCTGCTTCCGCTGGCGGCGGGAGCCGCGCTGGCGCTCTGGGTCGCGCAGGCCGACTACAGCTGGGCGCACAGCGCGCGGCAGGCCGCCGCGGTGGTCCACCGGCTCTACGGCCGGGGCCCGGGTCCGCTCTGGTTCGAGGGGCACTGG
This portion of the Candidatus Rokuibacteriota bacterium genome encodes:
- a CDS encoding glycosyltransferase family 39 protein; its protein translation is MARHWLLLVLATVLCLGPFAGKAFHVDDPPFLWAARQIQSHPADFYGFRVNWFGRDRPMSEVATNPPLTSYYQAAAASLAGWSETALHLAFLLPSIAVVLGTYVVARAVCARPFLSALLALVTPAFVVSGTSVMSDMMLTAFWVWAAALWVRGLDRDSSASLAGAGCLAALATLTRYYGVSLVPLLLAHGLAARRRPGRWALWLLLPLGALAAYQWVGLSLYGRGLVLDAGLYAGAFRAEMGLPLWARAGTALAFAGGSLATVALCAPWCWSRRAVGWTAAAVAAATLVVARTGSIGGFPLVESGAVRWAIVLQLGLWILAGCAIVGLAAADVRRRHPGSLLLGLWVMGTLAFAGFFNWTVNARAMLPMAPAVAILLARRLEQQGALTRGRLRWPLLLPLAAGAALALWVAQADYSWAHSARQAAAVVHRLYGRGPGPLWFEGHWGFQYYMEAAGGRAVDWEGARPAPGEWLVVPANNTNTFLRPQGVVSLHRVLELPSPGFMATMNRSVGAGFYSDVWGPLPFAVGRVPQERYYVFVVRGLIEIPAPVSGGSADTATGGPDKTATRRRGRPPRPAGARGSESAPDGSILPENVPPVVRDRAGDIPSLRDHDTVPHHSLGPGPFLADQDEGRLLRAQHKPRSAPCVPLAQDVLGPGSFVDA
- a CDS encoding type II secretion system protein; translated protein: MRSLHGAGRERGFTLVELLIVILIVGILAAVAVPLYLGYTADARSAEGKALAGSAMTALQGCVQARGGGGTCARADVATRIGISSATGLTGDTRWTVGTASLTVSNTNPPTFSGTINVFGVAARDTNNIAIAMYPGTWGVALRCTTTSLVPPANSTAGEPC